A portion of the Streptococcus sp. Marseille-Q6470 genome contains these proteins:
- a CDS encoding MalY/PatB family protein, with amino-acid sequence MGKYDFTTLPNRFGHHTYKWKEAENDREVLPAWIADMDFEVLPEIRQTVHDYAEQLVYGYTYASDGLIEAVQNWEEKHHGYRFDKDALVFIEGVVPAISTAIQAFTKEGEAVLINTPVYPPFARSIKLNNRRLITNSLVEKDGLFEIDFDQLEKDFVEEEVKLYVLCNPHNPGGRVWEKEVLEKIGQLCQKHGVLLVSDEIHQDLALFGHKHQSFNTVNKDFKEFSLILSSATKTFNIAGTKNSYAIIENPKLRLAFQKRQLANNQHEISGLGYLATEAAYRYGEDWLTELKELIEKHINYVVDLFGKETKIKVMKPQGTYLIWLDFSAYDISDEELRKLLRDEAKVILNRGLDFGEEGALHARLNVAMPTSVLEEVCQRIIATFSNH; translated from the coding sequence ATGGGAAAATATGATTTTACGACCTTGCCCAATCGTTTTGGACATCATACCTACAAATGGAAAGAAGCAGAGAATGACCGAGAAGTATTGCCAGCCTGGATTGCTGATATGGACTTTGAAGTGTTACCTGAGATTCGTCAGACTGTTCATGACTACGCTGAGCAATTAGTCTATGGCTATACCTATGCTAGTGATGGGTTGATTGAAGCTGTTCAAAACTGGGAGGAAAAACATCATGGATATCGCTTTGATAAGGATGCTCTAGTCTTTATCGAAGGAGTAGTACCTGCCATTTCAACAGCCATTCAAGCTTTCACCAAGGAAGGTGAAGCAGTCCTCATTAACACACCGGTTTATCCTCCTTTTGCTCGCAGTATTAAGCTCAATAATCGTAGACTAATCACCAACTCTCTAGTAGAAAAAGACGGACTTTTTGAAATTGACTTTGATCAATTGGAGAAAGATTTTGTCGAAGAGGAAGTGAAACTCTATGTTCTCTGCAATCCTCATAATCCTGGTGGACGTGTTTGGGAGAAGGAAGTCTTAGAGAAGATTGGACAACTGTGTCAAAAACATGGAGTCTTGCTAGTTTCAGATGAGATTCACCAAGACTTGGCCTTGTTTGGACATAAACACCAGTCATTCAACACGGTAAATAAAGACTTCAAAGAATTTTCACTGATTTTAAGTAGTGCTACCAAAACTTTCAATATTGCAGGAACCAAGAATTCCTACGCTATTATCGAAAATCCTAAGTTGAGACTTGCTTTCCAAAAACGCCAGCTTGCGAATAATCAACATGAAATTTCAGGATTAGGATACTTAGCAACAGAAGCTGCCTATCGCTATGGTGAAGATTGGTTGACAGAACTCAAAGAACTAATCGAGAAGCACATTAATTATGTAGTCGATTTGTTTGGTAAAGAAACTAAAATCAAGGTCATGAAACCTCAAGGGACCTATCTTATTTGGCTTGATTTTTCAGCCTATGATATTAGCGATGAAGAACTAAGAAAACTCTTGAGAGACGAAGCCAAGGTTATCCTGAATAGGGGCTTGGACTTTGGTGAGGAAGGAGCCCTTCACGCTCGCTTGAATGTAGCCATGCCGACATCTGTGTTGGAAGAAGTTTGCCAACGAATCATTGCCACTTTTTCAAATCATTAA
- a CDS encoding peptide ABC transporter substrate-binding protein gives MKKSKAKYLTLAGVVLSAGLLLTACGSSASSTKTYNYVYSNDPSSLNYLVENRATTGDVVTNLVDGLMENDQYGNYIPSLAEDWSVSQDGLTYTYKLRKDAKWYTADGEEYAPVTAQDFVTGLKYAADKNSEALYLVQDSVAGLADYVSGKTKDFSTVGVKAIDDQTVQYTLTQPEPYWNSKTTATILFPVNADFLNSKGDDFGKVDPANILYNGPFILKSFTSKSVLEYKKNPNYWDAKNVFVDDVKLTYYDGSDQDALVRNFSEGVYSFARLYPNSSSFAGVQEKYKDNIIYSMQTATSFYFNFNLDRKSYNHTSKTTDAEKTAQQEAVLNKSFRQAINFAYDRTAYGAQSQGEEGATKIIRNLLVPPSFVTLDGKDFGDVVASKMVNYGQVWQNVNFADAQDAYYNADKAKEAFAQAKKELEAKGVQFPIHLDLPVDQSYKKGVQEASSFKQSIESVLGADNVVIDIQMLTTEEMDGIGYLANTAAQKDYDLYNGGWSPDYQDPSTYLDTLNLTNGGSLQNLGLEPGESNAKATAVGLDAYTKMLEEANAEQDLIKRYDKYAEAQAWLVDSSLTLPNVSLGGTPGIRKTVPFSAAFSQAGNKGVESYKYVKLQDKVVTTAEYEEARQKWLKEKEESNKKAQEELAKHVK, from the coding sequence ATGAAAAAGTCTAAGGCAAAATATCTGACGTTGGCAGGCGTCGTCTTAAGTGCTGGTTTACTATTGACTGCTTGTGGTAGTTCAGCTAGTTCTACAAAGACTTACAATTATGTATACAGTAACGATCCTTCTAGTCTTAACTATCTAGTAGAAAACCGTGCAACAACAGGTGATGTTGTCACAAACTTGGTAGATGGCTTGATGGAAAATGACCAATATGGGAACTACATTCCTTCATTGGCAGAAGATTGGTCTGTTTCCCAAGATGGTTTGACTTATACATACAAACTTCGTAAGGACGCCAAATGGTACACAGCAGATGGTGAAGAGTATGCGCCTGTAACAGCACAAGATTTTGTGACAGGTTTGAAATATGCTGCAGATAAAAATTCAGAAGCCTTGTATTTAGTGCAAGATTCTGTTGCTGGTTTGGCAGACTATGTTAGCGGAAAAACTAAAGACTTTTCAACAGTTGGAGTAAAAGCTATTGACGACCAGACTGTTCAATATACTTTGACTCAACCAGAACCTTATTGGAATTCAAAAACAACTGCAACTATTCTGTTCCCAGTAAATGCGGACTTTTTGAACTCAAAAGGGGATGATTTTGGTAAGGTGGATCCAGCAAATATCTTGTATAATGGTCCATTCATCCTAAAATCATTCACATCTAAATCTGTACTTGAATACAAGAAAAATCCAAACTATTGGGATGCAAAAAATGTATTTGTAGATGATGTCAAGTTGACATACTATGATGGAAGCGACCAAGATGCGCTTGTTCGTAACTTTAGTGAAGGTGTCTATAGTTTTGCCCGTCTCTATCCAAATAGTTCAAGTTTTGCAGGTGTGCAAGAGAAATACAAGGATAATATTATCTACAGTATGCAAACTGCGACTTCTTTCTACTTTAACTTTAACTTAGATAGAAAATCTTATAACCACACATCAAAAACGACAGACGCTGAAAAGACAGCTCAACAAGAAGCAGTTTTAAACAAATCATTCCGTCAAGCCATTAACTTTGCCTATGACCGTACAGCTTATGGAGCTCAGTCACAAGGGGAAGAGGGAGCAACAAAGATTATCAGAAACTTGCTCGTTCCACCTTCATTTGTAACTCTTGATGGTAAAGATTTTGGGGATGTCGTCGCTTCTAAGATGGTTAACTACGGCCAAGTATGGCAAAATGTGAACTTTGCGGATGCACAAGATGCCTATTATAATGCTGATAAGGCCAAAGAAGCTTTTGCACAAGCCAAGAAAGAATTGGAAGCTAAAGGCGTACAATTCCCTATTCATCTAGACTTGCCAGTAGACCAATCATATAAGAAGGGTGTCCAAGAGGCAAGTTCCTTCAAACAATCTATCGAGTCCGTCTTGGGTGCAGATAATGTCGTCATCGATATTCAAATGCTGACTACAGAAGAAATGGATGGCATTGGTTATCTTGCTAACACAGCTGCCCAAAAAGATTATGACCTCTACAATGGTGGTTGGAGCCCTGACTACCAGGACCCATCAACTTATCTTGATACACTTAACCTAACAAATGGTGGTTCATTGCAAAACCTTGGCTTAGAACCTGGTGAAAGTAATGCTAAAGCAACTGCGGTTGGCTTGGATGCCTACACTAAGATGCTAGAAGAAGCCAATGCTGAACAAGATTTGATCAAACGTTATGACAAATACGCTGAAGCACAAGCTTGGTTGGTGGATAGCTCTCTCACACTTCCAAACGTATCTCTTGGTGGAACACCAGGAATCAGAAAAACAGTTCCATTCTCTGCTGCTTTCTCTCAAGCGGGTAACAAGGGTGTTGAATCATATAAATACGTTAAGTTGCAAGATAAGGTTGTCACAACGGCTGAGTATGAAGAAGCTAGACAAAAATGGCTGAAAGAAAAAGAAGAATCTAATAAAAAAGCCCAAGAAGAATTAGCAAAACACGTTAAATAA
- a CDS encoding DEAD/DEAH box helicase, which translates to MAKLIPGKLRMEGVELYETGQIEIIKEQDHRIYARVADEEIRYSLDDDLIFCGCDFFKKRGYCVHLAALEYYFKNDQLGQEILLNLEANQEEKETVETQVTFGGKFLKSIQVPSQSDLYQLSAQGQVEAGTNRIIWTLRIGLSKQEKFYVIRDIPLFLKVIEFSKPYMIGKHYESSLKLEQFDKASQEVFNFLLGLVEEKIDYNIFFPNQGRHLYFPKTFFEQGASLLMGLDAFQFDHQLSSYHHLLFQDFDGQTGLFSFRIEEKSNYFEMEIFEQAGLNFFYRGQVLFSKGNFFLMSKKQASLLDALRKVPLDHSGRKILQFDTSDRDLLASTLSQFKELGKVEAPESLQIQSFRPSFYMEREEDGSIRLDMQFQYETCLVTTRNELENLPFASDIQLEKQIFQLALSAGFEADFRSWRQSLKSEAVHTFFQEVLPAFEALGELKISESLQNLYQVQKPQIHISSKGSLLEIQFDFQDIDQEEINRVMKALVEKQDYYISSSNQVYYFDDQTKRIRQDLEELGIEDLQDGAFRARKSLAYTLSHLFKDQNQVTFTEEFRHLAHDLTHPEDFPMKPLNIKAELRDYQKKGIQWLQMLHHYGFGGVLADDMGLGKTLQAIAFLSSQLQDNTRVLILAPSGLIYNWADEFEKFAPDIDVAVVHGLKPYRETVLAENHQIYLTSYATFRQDSDSYKRMSFDFLFLDEAQVMKNAQTKIAKILRKFVVPSVFALSGTPIENNLGELWSIFQIVLPGLLPAKKDFMKLPADRVAQFIKPFVMRRKKEDVLTELPDLIEVVYKNELEDQQKAIYLAQLQQMQERLGQVTDAEFQRNRVEILTGLMRLRQICDTPALFIEDYKGDSGKLDSLRDLLSQIAEGNHRVLIFSQFRGMLDRIEEELPQLGLTSFKITGSTPSQERQEMTKAFNQGECDVFLISLKAGGVGLNLTGADTVVLVDLWWNPAVESQAIGRAHRMGQEQAVEVYRLVTRGTIEEKIQELQEQKRNLVSEVLDGTESRGSLTLTEIQEILGISEAKT; encoded by the coding sequence ATGGCTAAATTGATTCCAGGAAAGCTTCGAATGGAGGGAGTAGAACTCTACGAAACTGGTCAGATTGAAATCATCAAAGAACAAGACCATCGCATCTATGCGCGTGTAGCGGATGAAGAAATTCGCTATAGTTTGGATGACGATTTGATTTTTTGTGGCTGTGATTTTTTCAAAAAAAGAGGCTACTGTGTTCATTTGGCAGCACTGGAATATTACTTTAAAAATGATCAGCTAGGACAGGAAATCTTGCTCAATCTGGAGGCTAATCAGGAAGAGAAAGAGACTGTTGAGACACAAGTAACTTTCGGAGGAAAATTCTTGAAGTCTATCCAAGTACCTAGTCAGTCTGACCTCTATCAGCTTTCTGCTCAAGGACAGGTGGAAGCAGGAACTAATCGTATTATCTGGACCTTAAGAATTGGTCTTTCTAAGCAAGAAAAGTTTTATGTGATTAGGGATATCCCTCTTTTCTTAAAAGTCATAGAGTTTTCCAAACCTTACATGATAGGGAAGCATTATGAGTCTTCATTAAAACTTGAACAATTTGATAAAGCCAGTCAAGAAGTCTTTAATTTCTTATTAGGTTTGGTTGAAGAGAAGATTGACTACAATATTTTTTTTCCAAATCAAGGACGACATCTCTATTTCCCTAAAACCTTTTTTGAGCAGGGGGCTAGTCTACTGATGGGCTTAGATGCCTTTCAGTTTGACCACCAACTTTCGAGTTATCATCATCTTCTCTTCCAAGACTTTGATGGCCAAACAGGTTTATTTTCATTTAGAATTGAAGAAAAATCCAACTATTTTGAAATGGAAATTTTCGAACAGGCAGGGCTTAATTTCTTTTACAGAGGACAAGTATTATTCTCCAAGGGGAATTTTTTCCTGATGTCGAAAAAACAGGCTAGTTTATTAGATGCTCTTAGAAAAGTTCCTTTAGATCATAGTGGTAGGAAGATTTTACAGTTTGATACTAGTGATCGTGATCTCTTAGCTTCGACCTTGTCCCAGTTTAAAGAGCTTGGAAAAGTAGAGGCTCCTGAGTCGCTTCAAATTCAATCTTTCCGCCCGTCTTTCTACATGGAACGAGAAGAGGACGGATCTATTCGTTTAGATATGCAGTTCCAATATGAAACTTGCTTAGTAACTACTCGAAATGAACTAGAGAATCTCCCTTTTGCAAGTGATATTCAACTAGAAAAACAGATTTTTCAGTTGGCTTTATCTGCTGGATTTGAAGCAGATTTTCGTTCATGGCGTCAGAGTTTGAAATCCGAAGCAGTCCATACGTTCTTTCAGGAAGTATTACCAGCCTTTGAAGCACTAGGAGAATTAAAGATTTCTGAGAGCTTGCAAAATCTTTATCAGGTTCAGAAACCTCAAATTCATATCTCATCCAAGGGGAGTCTTTTAGAAATTCAATTTGATTTTCAAGATATAGATCAAGAAGAAATCAATCGAGTGATGAAAGCGCTAGTTGAGAAGCAGGATTATTACATCAGCTCTTCGAATCAGGTTTACTATTTCGATGATCAGACCAAGCGTATCCGTCAGGATTTAGAAGAATTAGGGATAGAGGACCTACAGGATGGAGCTTTTCGAGCTCGTAAATCCCTAGCTTATACCCTATCTCATCTATTTAAGGATCAGAATCAAGTTACATTTACTGAAGAATTCCGACATTTGGCACATGATTTAACGCATCCAGAAGATTTTCCAATGAAACCTCTGAATATCAAAGCAGAACTCAGAGACTATCAGAAAAAGGGAATTCAATGGCTTCAAATGCTTCACCATTATGGATTTGGTGGAGTTTTAGCAGATGATATGGGGCTTGGCAAGACCCTGCAAGCTATCGCTTTTCTAAGTAGCCAGCTTCAAGACAATACCCGTGTCTTAATTCTTGCTCCATCTGGTTTGATTTATAACTGGGCTGATGAATTTGAAAAATTTGCACCAGATATAGATGTAGCTGTTGTACATGGATTGAAACCTTATCGTGAGACTGTTTTAGCAGAAAATCATCAGATTTATCTGACGAGTTATGCTACTTTCCGTCAGGATAGTGACAGTTACAAGCGGATGTCTTTTGACTTTCTATTTTTGGATGAAGCCCAAGTGATGAAAAATGCCCAAACCAAAATTGCTAAGATTTTGAGAAAGTTTGTGGTTCCATCAGTTTTTGCTCTTTCCGGAACACCGATTGAAAATAATCTAGGGGAATTATGGTCTATCTTTCAAATTGTCTTGCCAGGGCTTCTACCAGCAAAAAAAGACTTTATGAAATTACCAGCCGATAGAGTTGCTCAGTTTATTAAACCGTTTGTGATGCGTCGAAAAAAAGAGGACGTTCTTACAGAGTTACCTGATCTGATAGAAGTCGTTTATAAAAATGAACTGGAGGACCAGCAAAAAGCTATCTATCTAGCTCAACTTCAACAGATGCAAGAGCGTTTGGGACAAGTGACCGATGCAGAATTTCAACGAAATCGAGTTGAAATTTTAACAGGACTCATGCGTCTTCGCCAGATTTGTGATACTCCAGCTCTATTTATAGAAGATTATAAGGGAGATAGCGGGAAGCTTGATAGTTTACGAGATCTGCTAAGTCAAATTGCTGAGGGAAATCATCGTGTACTCATCTTCTCTCAATTTAGGGGGATGTTGGACCGCATCGAAGAGGAGTTGCCACAGCTTGGTTTAACTTCCTTTAAGATTACAGGTTCAACTCCCTCACAGGAACGCCAAGAAATGACCAAAGCTTTTAACCAAGGGGAATGCGATGTATTTTTGATTTCTCTAAAAGCTGGTGGAGTTGGTCTCAATCTTACTGGTGCGGACACTGTTGTTCTGGTCGACTTATGGTGGAATCCAGCAGTTGAATCGCAGGCTATTGGTAGGGCTCATCGTATGGGACAAGAACAAGCTGTTGAGGTTTATCGACTAGTAACTCGAGGAACAATTGAAGAAAAGATTCAAGAGTTACAAGAGCAGAAAAGAAATCTGGTCTCAGAAGTATTAGATGGAACAGAGTCTCGTGGAAGTCTCACGCTTACTGAAATTCAAGAAATATTAGGAATTTCTGAAGCCAAGACTTGA
- a CDS encoding cystathionine gamma-synthase, translating to MSKSFHINTILAQAGIKSDEATGALVTPIHFSTTYQHPEFGQSTGFDYTRTKNPTRSKAEEVLAAIESAKYALATSSGMSAIVLAFSVFPVGSKVLAVRDLYGGSFRWFNQVEQEGRFHFTYANTEEELIAELEKDVDVLYIETPTNPLMLEFDIEKLSTLAHAKGAKVVVDNTFYSPIYQRPIEYGADIVLHSATKYLAGHNDVLAGVVVTDSADLYEKLFYNLNTTGAVLSPFDSYQLIRGLKTLSLRMERSTANAQEIVAFLEQSPAVKEVLYTGRGGMISFKVADEKRIPHILNTLKVFSFAESLGGVESLITYPTTQTHADIPAKVRHSYGLTDDLLRLSIGIEDVRDLIEDLRQALEG from the coding sequence ATGAGCAAATCATTTCATATCAACACAATTTTAGCCCAAGCAGGGATCAAGTCTGATGAAGCAACAGGTGCTTTGGTAACACCAATTCACTTTTCAACGACTTATCAGCACCCAGAATTTGGTCAATCAACGGGATTTGACTATACCCGCACAAAAAATCCAACTCGTAGCAAGGCAGAGGAAGTCTTGGCAGCTATTGAATCAGCCAAGTATGCTTTAGCGACTAGTTCAGGTATGTCTGCGATTGTGTTGGCCTTTAGTGTCTTTCCAGTAGGAAGTAAGGTTTTGGCTGTCCGTGACCTTTACGGTGGTTCTTTCCGCTGGTTCAATCAAGTGGAACAGGAAGGTCGCTTCCATTTTACCTATGCAAACACAGAAGAAGAGTTGATTGCTGAGCTAGAAAAGGATGTGGATGTACTCTATATTGAAACACCAACCAACCCTTTGATGTTGGAATTTGATATTGAAAAATTGTCAACATTAGCTCATGCTAAGGGTGCTAAAGTTGTCGTGGACAATACCTTCTACAGTCCAATCTATCAACGTCCAATTGAATACGGGGCAGATATAGTCCTTCATTCAGCGACAAAATACCTTGCAGGACATAATGATGTTCTAGCTGGTGTAGTTGTGACAGATAGTGCTGATTTATACGAAAAACTCTTTTACAATCTCAACACGACAGGGGCTGTTTTATCACCATTTGATAGTTATCAATTGATTCGTGGGCTTAAAACTTTGTCACTTCGTATGGAGCGCTCAACAGCCAATGCTCAAGAAATCGTAGCCTTTCTAGAACAATCGCCTGCTGTCAAAGAAGTCTTGTATACAGGACGTGGGGGGATGATTTCATTTAAAGTAGCAGATGAGAAGCGTATTCCTCATATCTTAAATACCTTGAAAGTATTCTCTTTTGCTGAAAGTTTAGGTGGGGTTGAAAGTCTGATTACATACCCAACTACTCAAACCCATGCTGACATTCCTGCAAAGGTTCGTCATTCTTATGGTCTAACAGACGATCTCTTGCGCTTGTCTATTGGTATTGAGGATGTTAGAGATTTGATTGAAGACTTGCGTCAAGCCTTGGAAGGATGA
- a CDS encoding polysaccharide biosynthesis protein has translation MSNENNHQQAQMLRGTAWLTASNFISRLLGAIYIIPWYIWMGTYAATANGLFTMGYNIYAWFLLISTAGIPVAVAKQVAKYNTMHEEEHSFALIRSFLGFMTVLGLAFALVLYLFAPWLADLSGVGKDLIPIMQSLAWAVLIFPSMSVIRGFFQGMSNLKPYAMSQIAEQVIRVIWMLLATFIIMKLGSRDYLSAVTQSTFAAFVGMVASFAVLLYFLYKEGMLQKVFETRDKIDSKSLLVDTIKEAIPFIITGSAIQLFQILDQMTFINSMKWFTNYSNEDLVVMFSYFSANPNKITMILISVGVSIGSVGLPLLTENYVKGDLPAASRLVQDSITMLFLFLLPATVGVVMVGEPLYTVFYGKPDSLALGLFVFAVLQSTILGLYMVLSPMLQAMFRNRKAVLYFVYGSLAKIVLQLPSIAIFHSYGPLISTTIGLIIPIVLMYREICQITGARHKIILKRTILVTILTLVMFILVGFLQWILGFVFHPTGRFWSFIYVAFIAVIGGGLYGIMSLYTRLLDKVIGKAKADQLRARLKLS, from the coding sequence ATGTCTAACGAAAATAATCATCAGCAGGCCCAGATGTTACGCGGGACTGCCTGGCTTACAGCTAGTAACTTTATCAGTCGCTTGCTCGGGGCTATTTACATTATCCCTTGGTATATTTGGATGGGAACATATGCTGCAACGGCTAACGGTCTCTTTACCATGGGGTATAATATCTACGCCTGGTTCTTGTTGATTTCGACAGCAGGTATTCCAGTTGCAGTTGCTAAGCAGGTCGCTAAATACAATACCATGCATGAGGAAGAGCATAGTTTTGCCCTGATTCGGAGCTTCTTAGGCTTTATGACTGTATTGGGTCTTGCCTTTGCTTTGGTTTTATATCTCTTTGCGCCTTGGTTGGCAGATCTTTCCGGTGTAGGGAAGGACTTGATTCCCATTATGCAAAGTCTAGCTTGGGCGGTCTTGATTTTCCCATCTATGAGTGTTATCCGTGGATTTTTCCAAGGAATGAGTAATCTCAAGCCTTATGCAATGAGTCAAATTGCGGAGCAAGTTATCCGTGTTATTTGGATGCTCTTAGCAACCTTTATCATCATGAAACTTGGTTCAAGAGATTATCTATCGGCGGTTACCCAATCTACCTTTGCGGCTTTTGTGGGAATGGTAGCTAGCTTCGCTGTCTTACTTTATTTCCTTTACAAGGAAGGTATGCTTCAAAAAGTATTTGAAACTCGAGATAAGATTGATAGTAAGAGTCTACTGGTTGATACGATTAAGGAAGCTATTCCTTTTATTATAACAGGTTCAGCTATTCAACTTTTCCAAATCTTGGACCAAATGACCTTCATTAATAGCATGAAGTGGTTTACCAACTACAGTAATGAAGATTTGGTTGTCATGTTTTCTTATTTCTCTGCCAATCCTAATAAAATCACCATGATTTTGATTTCCGTAGGAGTATCAATCGGTAGCGTTGGTTTGCCCCTCTTGACCGAGAACTATGTCAAGGGTGATTTACCAGCAGCTTCTCGGTTGGTGCAAGATAGTATTACTATGCTCTTCTTATTCCTACTACCTGCAACGGTTGGAGTAGTCATGGTAGGGGAACCCCTCTATACAGTCTTTTACGGTAAACCTGATAGTTTGGCTTTGGGCTTGTTTGTCTTTGCAGTCTTGCAGTCAACAATTCTAGGTTTGTACATGGTCTTGTCTCCAATGCTTCAGGCTATGTTCCGTAACCGTAAGGCAGTTTTATATTTTGTCTATGGTTCACTTGCTAAGATCGTTTTACAACTACCATCAATAGCGATTTTCCACAGTTATGGACCATTAATTTCAACGACCATCGGTCTCATTATCCCAATTGTTTTAATGTACCGTGAAATCTGTCAGATTACTGGTGCTCGCCATAAGATTATCTTGAAGAGAACAATTTTAGTCACAATTTTGACTTTAGTGATGTTCATCCTAGTTGGATTCTTGCAGTGGATTCTTGGATTTGTTTTCCATCCAACTGGACGTTTCTGGAGTTTTATCTATGTCGCCTTTATTGCTGTAATCGGCGGTGGCCTCTACGGAATCATGAGTCTTTATACTCGACTCTTGGATAAGGTTATTGGAAAGGCAAAAGCTGACCAGTTGAGAGCACGATTAAAATTATCATAA
- a CDS encoding UDP-N-acetylmuramoyl-L-alanyl-D-glutamate--L-lysine ligase, producing the protein MIKIETVLDILKKDDLFREIIDQGHYHYNYSDVIFDSISYDSRTTKENTLFFAKGAAFKKEYLFSAISQGLGWYVAEQDYEVGIPVIVVNNIKKAMSLIAMEFYGNPQNKLKILAFTGTKGKTTAAYFAYHILSQRYPTALLSTMNTTLDGKTFFKSSFSTPENIDLFDMMAQAVKNGRTHLVMEVSSQAYLVNRVYGLTFDVGVFLNITPDHIGPIEHPTFEDYFYHKRLLMKNSRAVIINSDMDHFSVLKEQVEHQDHDFYGSQSDNQIENSKAFSFSATGKLAGDYDIQLIGYFNQENAIAAGLACLRLGASLEDIKKGIATTRVPGRMEVLTQKNGAKVFIDYAHNGDSLKKLISVVETHQTGKIALVLGSTGNKGESRRKDFGLLLDQHPEIQVYLTADDPNYEDPMAIADEISSYIHRPVEKIADRELAIKAAMSVTSQELDAVIIAGKGADCYQIIQGKKEDYPGDAAVAERYL; encoded by the coding sequence ATGATAAAGATTGAAACCGTATTAGATATTTTAAAGAAAGACGATCTCTTCCGTGAGATTATCGACCAAGGACATTACCACTATAACTACAGCGATGTTATTTTTGATAGCATTAGTTATGATAGCCGAACAACCAAAGAAAATACTCTATTTTTTGCCAAAGGAGCTGCCTTTAAAAAAGAATATCTGTTTTCAGCTATCTCACAAGGGCTTGGTTGGTACGTGGCAGAGCAGGACTATGAAGTTGGTATTCCTGTTATTGTTGTTAACAATATCAAGAAAGCCATGAGTTTGATTGCCATGGAGTTTTATGGTAATCCTCAGAATAAACTCAAAATTCTTGCTTTCACTGGAACTAAAGGAAAAACAACAGCGGCTTACTTTGCCTATCATATCTTGTCCCAACGCTACCCAACAGCTCTCTTGTCAACAATGAATACAACTTTAGATGGTAAGACTTTCTTTAAATCTTCCTTCTCAACACCTGAAAATATTGATCTCTTTGATATGATGGCTCAAGCGGTTAAGAATGGTAGAACTCATCTGGTAATGGAAGTTTCCAGCCAAGCATATCTGGTAAATCGAGTGTATGGTTTAACTTTCGACGTGGGAGTTTTTCTTAACATCACACCAGACCATATTGGACCGATTGAGCATCCAACCTTTGAAGACTACTTCTACCACAAGCGTCTCTTGATGAAAAATAGCCGAGCAGTTATCATCAATAGTGATATGGATCACTTCTCTGTACTGAAAGAACAAGTAGAACATCAAGACCATGACTTCTATGGTAGCCAATCTGATAATCAAATCGAGAACTCCAAAGCCTTTAGCTTCTCAGCTACTGGTAAATTAGCTGGAGATTATGATATCCAGTTAATTGGATACTTCAACCAAGAAAATGCTATTGCAGCTGGACTCGCTTGTCTTCGTCTAGGGGCTAGTCTAGAAGACATCAAAAAAGGGATCGCAACAACTCGCGTTCCTGGTCGTATGGAAGTCCTCACTCAGAAAAATGGCGCAAAAGTATTCATTGACTACGCACATAACGGTGATAGCTTGAAGAAATTGATCTCAGTCGTTGAAACACATCAGACTGGAAAGATTGCTTTAGTACTCGGATCAACAGGAAACAAGGGAGAAAGCCGTCGCAAGGACTTTGGACTTCTGCTCGATCAACATCCTGAAATTCAAGTATATCTAACGGCTGACGATCCAAACTATGAAGATCCAATGGCCATTGCTGATGAAATTAGTAGCTACATCCATCGTCCTGTTGAAAAGATTGCTGACCGTGAGCTAGCTATCAAGGCTGCGATGTCTGTTACAAGTCAAGAACTGGATGCGGTCATTATCGCTGGTAAAGGTGCTGACTGCTACCAAATTATCCAAGGTAAGAAAGAAGACTATCCAGGGGATGCTGCTGTTGCAGAACGTTATCTATAG